The nucleotide sequence CTTTTGCCACAGGTGGGAATAACGATTCACGACAATAGCCCACATGATGAAAACAGATCAACATTCTAGCGCAATCTACATAGAGCAGCCAAATATTTTATATTTACAGGGATATCAAGACGAATATTTTGCTAGCAGAACAGAGTGCTGCGTTTACTAATCATTAGAGTATTTCACACATGAGTGAACTGTAAAATACAGTTCAAAAGAGATGAAGATAACTATGATTGCTTGGTCGTTAAACCAATACGTTGTTAAGTACTCGTTGCCAGTTCCCACCGAGGAAACGGTCTCTGTCAGTGGATTTGTAACGCGCTTTGGCTAGTGCGTCGTCGATGCGGCTCATGCGATCGATATTGTTAAGCTCTGGGATAACGACATGGGTAGGTTCATGTTTAAATCCTAAAACATTCTTAGCGGCTAAGCTGTGCCACCAAGGTAAGTATTCTTTGATCCCTTCGACATTATTATTGTCCAAGGCTAATAAGTTTTCTTGACCGCGCAGTGGGTAGTCGTTGGCGATGGCTGCACAATCTACGCCGCCGATACGAGCGACGCGATCAAGTTGCTTTACGTAATCTTCAATGCTTGGTACCGAATTATTGGTCAGCCAAAAACTCATCATAAAGACACCAAATACACCGCCGCTATCGCCAATGGCGCGGATCACTTCATCGGGTGAGCAACGGGCATTGTTGACGATGGAGCGAACCGCACCATGGCTTTGTACTATCGGGCTCTTACTGGCTTTGACGGTATTCAGTGCAGTTTGGGGGCTGGAATGGCTAACATCGATGAGCATGTTGCGCTGGTTAAGCGCAGCGATTAATTGATGCCCGTCTGCAGTTAACGGCTTATCGAGTCCTTGAAGACCGTCATTATCTAATGCGCCGCCGGCAAAGCGATTACCAAAGTGATGTGTCAGTTGTAATACCCGCAAACCTTGCTGATGAAATTGATCTAGATGTTGCCATGAATTGGTATCGCTATCGGCCTCAACGCAATCAGCCCCTTGAATTTGAAAAAAGACAGCGGTGCGATCTTGTTCAACGGCCAGTGCAATGTCTCGGCCTGTCAGGCCTGGCATTAATATGCTTGGGTTAGCGCTAACGATTTGGTTAGCTTGTTTAATGCTGGTCATACAAGCGTCAAAGGTACGCTTATAGTTAATCGTTCCGTCGGCCTGCTCAATGGTCTCAATGGCCGAAATATCACAAAGATAAGCATTGAGCTTGGAGGCTTTAATATCTGCTAGGTTGTCAGGAAGAAAGGATAGACCATCGATATAAAGGCGTTTTTTGGTCGCAGCAAATACAGATGACATTCCCAGTGGGCTTAATAGCGAGGCGGCAGCTAACCCTTTCAGCATATTGCGGCGAGTTTGATTGCAAGCGTTGTTGGTCATGGTGTTTCCCTTAAATACTTGCAATCAATGTTTGAGATTGATTAGCGAGCGGTAAATGCATTTAAGCATTAGCCTGTGTGGTCGTGCCAATAATATTGTAATAAGAACATTCACAATAAATGCATCGCAACCAGCAAAAAAAATAGTGTTTATCATCAATTAGTTCATGGTACAGGCATGTTCGGCTTTGGCAACCCTTTTACTTGATTGTAGGCCTGTTTAAATGACTTATCTAATAACAGAAATGAGACTAACCTTTTTTTGAGTAAAGGGTTAATGCTGTTAACTATTTCCTAGTCTCTGTGATATTGATCACAGCCTTGTTTTGGTCAGGTGTCTAGCTTCCTGCCTACAGTGTACTCTACTTGTGATATTTGACTAACGTTAAGCGACGGTGATTTTGGGTTTATTAACAAAGTCAGTGATTTTTAGTTAGTTCTATAAAACTCAAAATGGCTTGAATGCTTTCTTGAACTATGATCTGGTTAAATAGGCGACATATTGTCGCTGATTAGAGAGCTATACCCAAATGACCATTATCATAGCCTGCCCACATTGCAGTACCTTAAATCGCGTGCCTAATGAACGTCTGGATCAACAACCCACTTGCGGTAAGTGTAAGCAGTCCGTTTTTGTTGGCGCCCCGATTGAATTGACCTCAGCTAATTTCAGTCATCATGCTAACAAGTCTGAATTGCCGTTAGTTGTCGATTTTTGGGCTAGTTGGTGTGGACCTTGTAAAAACTTCGCACCTGTTTTTAATCAAGCGGCCAAAACATGGGAACCCAAATACCGTTTCGGGAAAATAAATACCGAAGAGCAGCAGGCTTTAGCTGCTCAGTTTAGTATTCGCTCTATCCCAACGCTTATGGTATTTAAGCATGGAAAAGTTATCGGCCAGCAAGCAGGAGCCATGACCGCTTCATCATTCAATCAATGGCTTGAGTCGCTGAAGTAATACTGTGAACATCCATAACAATGAGAACATGTATTGCGTTCTTATGGACACACATTATCGGCTTTGATTGAACTAAATAGAGCTTAATATCCCCCATAATACTAAGGTTAAGCATGAGCCTTTTTTGCTCTTTATTGACCATTACAACAGTAAACCCTGAAGCTTGTGGTAGGATCCACGCCGAAATTTAACTAAGCAATGAAATGGGTATGTCGCGATGAGTAGAAAAATTGAATTATTGGCACCGGGTGGGGATGTCGATGCGATCAAAGCTGCGATTGTTGCGGGTGCAAACGCCGTCTACTGTGGCCTAGATACATTCAATGCTCGTAATCGGGCAACTAATCTCTCATTCGATGATTTAATGGGGGTCATTGGGCTAGCACATCAATACCAGTGTGAAGTATTCTTGACCATGAATATTGTGATCCTAGAGCAAGAGATCCCGAGCTTAGTTAAGCTACTCAATCAAATCGTGAATATTGGCATCGATGGCATTATCGTGCAGGATCTGGGGATATTTAATCTGGTCAAGACGCATTTTCCTAGTTTGGCGGTACACGCATCGACCCAGCTTACTACCCACAACTCAGGTCAAATACGTTTTTTGGCCAAGATTGGTGCTACTCGAGCCAACTTGTCCCGTGAATTGAATCTCGGTGAGATAAAGAGTCTTACTGCACTTGCCCATGAGCATGGTGTGCTCACCGAGGTCTTTGTCCATGGCGCGCTTTGTATCGCCTTCTCGGGCCAGTGTTATTCGAGTTCGGTCAGTGTAGGCAACTCAGGCAACCGCGGCCGATGCAGCCAAGCTTGTCGCGATGAATATGAGATCACCAATGTCGGTAACCGATTCCCATTGAACCTAAAAGATAACTCCGCTTATTTCGACCTGCCAGAATTGGTTGACGCTGGCGTCGATTCGCTAAAGATCGAGGGACGTATAAAAGGCGCACAATATGTCCATACTGTGGTGGAGAGCTGGCGCAAACAGATAGATAAGTTTGTCGAAACCGGCAAGTTGTTATCCGATAATACCAACCTTTATAAGGTGTTTAACCGTGATTTCACTAACTCTTTTTTAAAGGGGGAACTCACCAAAAATATGTTTATCGATAATCCTCGAGATAATAGCTTTCAGCATGCCAACGATAAACATAACGCTATCTCTGTGGTGCAAATTCAAGCTGTGCAAAAAGACCTTTCTGCAGAGAAAAATGCTATTGGTGCTCAAGTCGCCGAAAAAATTAAGCACTTAAGTATTGCCAAATCGCCATTACACATCAGTTTTAGTGGACAAGCAGGCAAGCCGCTAACGGTTGATGTCAGCACCGATAAGCATGAATTTTGCGTACAATCTGAGATGACGCTCATTGCATCGGAGCAAGCGTCGGTGGATAAAAGTGCTATCGAAAAGCGCTTCAAGAGTCTGCAACATGGCAAATACGCGCTGCAAGGATTCGATTTCAGCGGCCTCGAAACGGGTCTTAATATGCCGTTTAAAGAGTTGACCCGAATTAAAAATCAGATAGCTTTTCTATTGAATGACTCGGTTGAGGTTATTGCTGCAGTGACTCTGCCTAAGTTGATAAAACATAGCAAGCTGACAGAAACGCCCACGCTATCAATATTGATAAGCGATGAGAAAGATCTGCATCTTTGCGATGTCACTGATGCTGATATCTATTTCAAGTTGCCGGAAAGTTTTAAGAAAAATTGCACTAAGTACATCGATATCTTGTTAAGAAACCCAAGACTGATCCCCTGGTTTCCAGCTGTGCTGATCGGCAAAGACTACCTCGAAGCGGTTAAGATTCTTGAGCAAGTCAAGCCTGCACGAATTGTCACCAATAATACTGGCGTGGCATACAAGGCATTTGAGATGAACATCGAGTGGATCGCCGGTCCTTTCATGAATACGACCAACTCCTATGCGTTATTAACGCTGCAACAAGAGTTAAATTGTGCTGGTGCGTTTATCTCTAATGAGATCAATCAGAACCAGATCAAAAATATTTCACGGCCAGCAAATTTTAAGTTGTTGTACAGCATCTACCACCCCATCCTAATGATGACCAGCAGGCAGTGCTTTTTCCAGCAAACAGTCGGCTGCAATAAGTCCAGTATTGAAGATGGCTGTATGCTCAAGTGTGAAAAAGCCACTACCATCACTAATATGAAAGGGATCTCTTTTGCAGTAGACAAGCAAAAAGGGGGTTATCCCAGCATCTATAACCATGAACAATTTTTGAATATGGATGTTATCGATGATTTCTCACACTTGTTCGATGAGTTCTTTATCGATTTGACCAATATAGGCTCTGGATCCAAGGCTGAGCTGGATAAAGTTCAGTTAATCCATCATTTTGAAAATCTAATCAAGGGCGGTCGTGATGCTAAGGCACAACTTGATGCCATGGTGACAGTGTCGACCCATGCCCAATACAGCCAAGGATTATAATGTTGGAAGGAGTGATCTTGTTTAAAGTAAAAGTGGGAGAGAGAGAGCGAATTGCTTTGGTAATGATTGAAATTGAATGAATAAAAAGGGGGAAGTAAACTGATAACTTAACCCCTCCTTTTATTTGTATCTTTAATTTCTAGATCTTGGTCGTTCAGATTAACTGTATGTACTAACGGTGTTAGACATTGTCAAAAAGACCTATTTAGTCGTCGAAGTCGTCGATATTGTTAAGCTTGTGGTGCAAAATCAGCTGCAGCAGCACGGTGAGCGGTATAGATCGCTTCGCCATCACTTTCAGCATCAAAAATAACGGTAACATCTGGTGAGAATAATAAGACATCACCTACTTCTGCCACATATTTAACATTATCAGTATCGCGTACCACGATTTTACCTTTAGTGATGACTTTGTATTCTACAGAATCATAGAAATACTCAAATTCAGTACCTGGAGACATAGTAAAGTGACCTATCGTCAATGCATTACTATTATTAGTCACTGCTACTTCTGCCATATCACTTTTTAAGTTGGCTACGTTAAGTAGCTTGCTTAGGTCATTTAGTTTAAAGCTACCTGATTTTATTAAAGTAATTTTGTTTTTTTGGATAGTTAAGCTAGTCATTTTTTTACCTTGAAAAAAGAATAAAAGGGAAAAGCAGATGCCTTTCCCGTGTTGTTGGTTTTGGATGGTTAATTTGGGGTTAGAGACGAGCTTTAAAGATAGCGACGATCTCTTCAAGACTTGCTTTACGTGGGTTGGTTAACGAACAAGCATCGTTTAGGGCGTTCTGTGCCATAAATGCAAGTTTGTCTTCTTTCACACCAAGATCTGCTAAACCTTGGTTAGTACCCACTAGAGTGGACAAGGTTTCAATTGCTACAATCCCTGCTTCAACTGCTTGTTCTTGAGTCATGCCTGTAACGTCTACGCCCATCGCTTTAGCAATATCAACGAAACGCTCAGGCGTTACCTTGGCATTGAAACGTGATACTTCAGGTAGCAAGATGGCATTACATAGGCCATGTATTAAGTCGTAAACACCGCCTAATTGGTGCGCCATAGAGTGAACATAACCAAGAGAAGCGTTAGAGAACGCCATACCAGCTAGGTATTCACCATATTGCATCGCATCACGAGCAGGGCGGTCTTCACCATTTTCAACTGCGGTGGCTAAGTTTTGTGAGATTAACTCAATCGCTTTAATGGCAGTGGCATCGGTAATTGGTGTTGCTGCCGTAGATACGTAAGCTTCAACGGCGTGCGTTAAAGCATCCATACCAGTCGCAGCTGTTAAGAACTTAGGCATAGCGACCATTAATTCAGAATCGTTAACGGCAATAATCGGAGTAAAGTGCTTATCAACGACAGGGTACTTAGTTTGATCTTCTTCGTTAGCGATAATGGCAAATACTGTCATCTCAGACGCAGTACCTGCTGTTGTGTTAACAGTCACAAGTGGTAATTGTGGTTTTTTAGATAGATGCACGCCTTTAGAGTAATCACGAATATGACCGCCATTTGCTGCTACTAGTGCAATACCTTTAGCGGCGTCGTGAGAAGAGCCACCACCAAATGAGATCACAAAATCACATTTCTCTTTAGCCAATACAGCTAAACCATCTTCAATGTTCTTTTCTGTTGGGTTAGGTTTAACCCCATCAAAAATAGCAAAGTCGATATTATATTTAGCGAGCTCTGCAGTTAGATTATTAACTAGGCCAATTTCAACTAATACGCTGTCAGTGACAATCAGCGCCTTGCTAAGTTCTTTAGTCGCAAGTTCAGCGCCTAGACTTTGAATTGCGTTTTGACCCATTAAGGTCACAGGAGGCATATAAAATACACTGCTCATGGTATTCTCCAAAAAATTAAAAATAGAATTAAAAATAAAAACGAATATTAAAAATAAAAAGAGTTTAATCAGATCAAGCCATTAAGTTTTATTGCTTGCTCTCAATCGATGGGGCTAGTCTACTCTCGCTTTTAAAAGGAACAATATAGTGTTTTGGAAAATGATTATTACCATTGAGGAATAATCTAAGTGGTGAAGTGAAGTGAACTGCTCTGGGTGTTTTGGCAAACCTAAGCCAGGCGAGTCGATGTTGACGGTTTTGTTGATATAACAGAACTCACCTATTCAAGTCTTCTGCTTACCTGTGTATGAATGGGTTTGCAGGCCGACAATAATGATGAGTGGTTATAGTTAGGGCTAGATCATGCTACGCAAATACCATATTTAGGCAGTACATCATGCAATATATCGAATCGGTGGGCTTGCAATGCATCATCTACGTATTGTGCGCTGTAAGCCACTTTAGCTGCTTCTTTAGAATTAAAACCTGCAAATCTAGCTGCGATATAAGTCAATCCATGATGACCATCTATCTGCATGTTATTCCTCGCATTACTGGTAGCTTAAGTGCCATAAAAGACGGAGCGAACCTTTCTTATTTAGCGCTCCGTGTCGGGTATTGATGCCCTGGAATAAATCGGTGAAAAATGATAGCCAAAATGACAATTGAAACTGTTCCGAGCAATATGGGGTGTAACAAAAAGCTCCATGTCGTATGGCCACCAATCATTATCATGAGTGGATTTCCTCCTGCGGGAGGATGGGTTACGTCGAACAATAACATGAGGAATAGGCCAGATCCCACGGCTAAACCAAGGGTCAATGGCGTAACGGCAAGATAATTGCTAAACAGTAGACCAACACTAGCGGTGAGTAAGTGACCAACAATGACATTTTTTGGTTGTGCTAATGGACTTTGATGTACACCAAAGATAAGTACCATGGTGGCACCAAAGGGAGCAATCAACAACCAGTCAAACTTAAGTGAATTATCGAATGCCGCAAGGGCCCAGATACAAAGCGCAGCACCAATAGCTGATACCGCTGCAGTCAGTAATCTATTATCTTTAAATAGTTGGACTGTGTGCTCTTCCATAGTGAATTACAACGTTTAAACAACGCCCATAAATTATGAAGGGGTTGAATTTTAATCAGCCACACTCACTCTGTCAAGGTAACCGCTTAGGAATAGAGCACCATCAAAAGAGAGTGGAAATAATTCGTATATGGTGACTGGGTAGAGTATAAAATATGGACGAAGTTTATTTATGGGTATGAATAAGCTGTTTTTTGTATATATTTAAGTATTAATCATATAGGGCAAGCTGTATGTCACTCCTAGCGCGTGTTGGTAAAAAACTAGAACCTCTTATGCTCGTAATGGGCTTGATTAGCCCTATTGCCACGCTCCCACAACTGTACAAACTTTATTTTTCTCACAGTGAGCATGCCGCAGGTTTATCGCTGGTGACATGGGGGCTTTACGCTTTTATTGCTTTGTTGTGGAGCACATATGGTTTATACCATAAAAATCCAACCATCTGGGTAGGTAATAGCCTAGGTTTTATTATGTATGTGTTAATGGTCGTAGGCATTTCTATTATGACTTGAGACCCACTGCTTCTTAAGTATCATACTGAATAAATTAAGTATTATTCAGTATGATACTGGCAAAATGGCATGAGCTATCGCCAGTTATTCCCATTGGCGGACTGATTTAATAAATATTAACAGATACTCGCCTATTCCGTTTTCTGCGTAGTCTCTAGCGTGAAGCTTCCACTCTCAAGCCAGTTTTTCACTCTTATTACGTCAAGTCTTTCACCATCTTCATCTTCTATCGAAGGTAGGTATATGTCTGGGATCACACCGGCTATGTCCACAGGGAGATGAGGTAAGCGTAAGCTCTTTGAAGTCGCGTAGGAGAGTTCAAAGTTGCCGGATGGCAGCAGATGAGGTCTTAAGTTGGAGTAGTCTAAGGAGCCATAGGTTCTACTACCTAACAGTTTAACGTTGAAGCTTTGTCTTGCTGTAAGTAAAAATTGTTCGCAGGAACTCCCACAAGAGCGAGCAATTAAAATCGCAACTCGGCTTGGCCTTTTGGGTTCTAAGTTCTCTTCAGATTTAAAAGTGATCGTTTCACCCTTCTGGATAAACTGACCATTAACGCCAGTTTGCATAACCTTAACAATACTGTCGGCCCATTCGAAACACTCCTTATTATCAGGGTCGTAACGTTGACATATTTGTTGTGCTGCGGTGTTTTCCGGTGTGACTAGCTACTCCATACCGACTTCCACTCTCTGGCTTCCTATCAGCCAAGGTAGTAAAGGTGTGTAACTTGAGTCAAAACCGCCACCATTTTTTCGTACATCAATAATCCAGTTGGGCGTTGCAGCAAGCTGTTGGTGGTTATCTTTGAGTAACTGGATTAAAGGTGATCTGTTGGCGGGAGCAAAGCTGGGCAAAGTAATAAGTACACTTTTTCCGGATAAAAACTCTATTTGAGGAAATCCGGCAAATAATTTAAGTCTTGAATGCACTCTTTACTTGCAGAAGTACTATGAGCTGCAAAGCTAAATAGAGCCGTTAATATCCCTAACAGTGTGATTGAAGATAATTTCACAGATATTCCTTTATGTTTGTTGTTAACAACAGGTTAAATGAAACGGGACTGACTGTGAAGTGATTAATTATCAAGTTGTTAGTGAGGTTACTTGCTAAGAACAGTAAAGGTAAGATGCCCGAGCCAGCGAGTTACATAAGTACATCCTACGAAGCAATATCGCCGCTTGTTGCTGTTATCAATAAGATGTTTACCGACCTGGGCAGTAATGCCTCACAAGTGACACTTAACATTGATACCGACTTCGATACCATTTGTCTAAGGTCGGTGTTAGCTATAACTGGTCAGAGGATTTGGTCAGGCTAAGACAGAATTCACTGACTTTGTCATATGTACTCCCACAGACCCTACCATTGCTATCAGTTTCTTTATCTTAATTTTCCATTAGTTATTGTTTAATCATTACTTTCACAGACCTCTCGCGGCGTTGGGTCATTTTTACTATATCCATCAATTCTGCTGCGGAGTATAAATCCATCCTGTTAGTATTTTTCAAGGTAGTTAACACGCTTAGTTTCATATTTTTGATGCTAAAACTCACCACTTTTATATTGGTGAAGTGTGTCGGTTATTTGAAAGGATTTTAAGTTTTTATATTAAGGATGGTATGTTTTGAAAAAATTAACCTTAGCGAGTTTACTTGGCATTAGCTTGTGTTCCATTTCTGGAATGGTGGTGTCTGCTACGTTGCCCGTAAAATCAAATATGGGGAGTGCAGAAGAGATTTTCATTAAGCGTGAACTATTAAGTCATCTATCTGCAGCGGCCAGTCAATCTAATTTATATTTGTTACCCTTAGAAAATGCCGTTGATGGCAGTTGGGCTGGTGACTTTTTTATCAATGATATAAAAGGCTTCTCTGTATTAGAAACCCTGAAGGGAAAACGATTCAGTGAGGTTGAGCTGCTGAGTCCTGCGGGAAATCGATATGTCATTCAGGGGGCAGAGATAGTTTGTGAAGGGCCTGCATGCGTTGAACTCAGCAGTAACGTGGTGGTGAGTGAGGCGTCGGCTGTGCGTACTATCTCAATTAATCGTAATGTCGATATTCAGGGACGATGGGAAATTAGACTAAACGGTTTAAGTGCGGATACATCTAACGGCAATGTGCTGATCACCTATGAGGACGGTGCAAACTTGGCGATATGGGACGCTGATCAAATGTTGCTATCTAGCCAGCCTAATACGTTTTTATTTGAGTTGAGAGTGCCTGACTCCGAACAAGAAACGAGCCAAAAAACTGCCCCATATTCGGTGATCAATAGCACTGAAATTGAGTATTTGAATGCAAGCGCACTCTTGTTTAGTCATGCTGAGTCAGCAGAATTTACATCTCGAAATTCAGTTGATACTAAGGCTCTGATGGCAAATAAGCATAAGGATAAAGAGTTTCAAGAGTACGAGGTGAGCATTTCTCCAGAAGGCGAAATCAGCACCACAATACCTAAATTATCTGCGGGTGATTACAGATTGGAAGTGGTATTTAGTGCCACTATGAGCAATGGCGATGTGATTCAACGAACTGGTTATTATGGCTTCCCAGTGCTGAGCTCTGAGGCTCAGTTAACCTCAGTCAGCCGAGCCAAAGTGCTTGATGAAAATCGACTGAGTGTGGATATCGGCATTGAAGGGGTCGCTGAGAAAGAGTTGTTGGTGTTTTATGCCGAGATCTGGCGCGATGAAAAACCAGTATCGTCTATCAATACTATCACGTCAGTCCATGAAACCAGTATCGGCAACAGTATATCCGTAGCACTAGACTCCCGTTGGTTTGCACTGGCAGACACCCATGGACAGCAAGGGTTTGAGTTCAGAAATATCCGTTTGCTCGATCCTAATACTTACTTATTGCTGAATAGCAAAACAACCCTTTTTGTACCCGTCGTAGCGTTTCCTGAGCAAGAGAGTATCAAAGCGTCGGCGGTTGAAATAAACGATGAAATGCTGTTGGGTAAAAACGATATTTCTGTTCCAGTTACCAGAGCTCAGAAAGCTCAGAGAGTTCAAGAAAGCACTAATTTCGATGCCAATGGTATTATGTTGGTGCACGGATGGTGCGCCAATATAGCGACTTGGCAGGAGTGGCGCTTCAATGACGGGCCGACCGAGGAATACAACAGCCCAATCACCAGTATGGGGCGTAATGATTTTGCCGTCGAATTAGCCCTGCAATCCAATGCTGCATTTCGAGATTGGTTCTCTGTCGTCGCCCATTCCCAAGGGGGTCAGGCTGCAGTACACATGCAAAGTTATTACTTCACAGGTTTGGATAATTCGCCCGCTCCAAGGCCAATTCAAACTGTAGGTACGCCATATCAAGGTTCGTTATTGATGGATCTGTACGTGGGGAGTGGAGCTGGCATAATTAACGACATCTTTAATATTGATGATTGTCAGGCGCAATGGTCGTTAACAACTGCCAGCAGCATTCCTTGGGCGATTATGCTTCCCTTCAATAGTCAGCAACGAACCTTTTACTACCGCACAACTCATGACATGCCAAGCAACTGGTGGGAGTCACTGCAGTTTTGGCGCTGGAAATGTAACGCTGCCTCATGGATTATTCCTGGAGCTGACGATGGTGTCGTGAGTGTGGTGGAAGGTTGGCTTGGACTTGGTAACGACATGGGCATCATGACCCGAGAATGCCATACCGGAGGCATGAATTTTATGGATCAAAGGCGCGACAATAACCGCAATGACATCATGGATGAAATGGGCCGAGTACCTGCGTCTTGGACACAGTGGCTTGATAGGGATGACCCCAGTGGTTCGGGTGATTGGGAAAGTCGTGCTGCGCATCCAGCTGTTTGTGCCAATCCATGGAATTTCCAAGCCCGTCGTCTAGGCACCACGATTCCGGCCAGTCAAACAGGGGAGATCTTCTCGACTTTATCGGCTAACGGTGGATTAGTATGCCGAAATGCAGATCAGCCAGATGGTGTTTGTTTTGACTATGAGGTGCGCTTTTTCTGTCCTTAAGGCTTAGGGCATCGTCGAGGATGAGGTAATCCTCTGCGGGTGAACGTATCACGCTTAATTTAAAGGTATTAATATAAAAACGCCGAGCTTATGTTCGGTGTTTTTTGCTTGAATAAAGAACGGATTTACCTGCAAGTTACGATGGATGAGTAACGTTTGGTTAACGGCTGCAGCAGGAGCATGGCCAGTTAATAACATTGAGTCAATGGTGAGCTGGTGTGGCTAAATAGGTTATTTACTGTTAACTCTGCTGGATCTGTGATCTTGATCGAGTTTTCCCTCTAGAAATAGTTCTAATGACGAATTAATATGACGCAATCGTTTGCGCAAACGTTTGCGCGTATTGATTCATTATTCTAGTAAGGTCAGTGATATGAGAAAAGGCGCATTGCTTAACAGTGATTTGGCTCGAGTTATCGCTCTGTCTGCTCATACCGATGAGATCACCTTAGGGGATGCGGGGTTACCGATACCTGTGTCTTGTGAGCGTATCGATCTCGCCTTGACCCATGGTGTTCCTGCTTTTATCGATACCCTTAAAATCGTGGCCACTGAGCTACAAATTGAATCAGTGGTTATCGCGCAAGAGATGTTGGTTCATAGCGCCGATATGCACACTCAGCTGATGCAGGTGCTTGAACAGATAGGTAAAGAGCAATCCCAGTCGATTAAGATCACCGCAGTTAGCCATGAAGCTTTTAAGGCACAAACGGCAAATAGCCGCGCTGTGGTCCGCACCGGAGAGTGCACGCCATACGCTAATATTATTCTGCAGGCGGGTGTGGTGTTCAAATGAAAGCACTGCTGAGTCTGACAGGTATTGAAAAATCCTTCCCTGGTGTCAAGGCGCTAGACGGTGCCCTATTGAACGTTTTCCCCGGTCAG is from Shewanella sp. MTB7 and encodes:
- a CDS encoding membrane dipeptidase, with protein sequence MTNNACNQTRRNMLKGLAAASLLSPLGMSSVFAATKKRLYIDGLSFLPDNLADIKASKLNAYLCDISAIETIEQADGTINYKRTFDACMTSIKQANQIVSANPSILMPGLTGRDIALAVEQDRTAVFFQIQGADCVEADSDTNSWQHLDQFHQQGLRVLQLTHHFGNRFAGGALDNDGLQGLDKPLTADGHQLIAALNQRNMLIDVSHSSPQTALNTVKASKSPIVQSHGAVRSIVNNARCSPDEVIRAIGDSGGVFGVFMMSFWLTNNSVPSIEDYVKQLDRVARIGGVDCAAIANDYPLRGQENLLALDNNNVEGIKEYLPWWHSLAAKNVLGFKHEPTHVVIPELNNIDRMSRIDDALAKARYKSTDRDRFLGGNWQRVLNNVLV
- the trxC gene encoding thioredoxin TrxC, whose protein sequence is MIIACPHCSTLNRVPNERLDQQPTCGKCKQSVFVGAPIELTSANFSHHANKSELPLVVDFWASWCGPCKNFAPVFNQAAKTWEPKYRFGKINTEEQQALAAQFSIRSIPTLMVFKHGKVIGQQAGAMTASSFNQWLESLK
- a CDS encoding peptidase U32 family protein, which gives rise to MSRKIELLAPGGDVDAIKAAIVAGANAVYCGLDTFNARNRATNLSFDDLMGVIGLAHQYQCEVFLTMNIVILEQEIPSLVKLLNQIVNIGIDGIIVQDLGIFNLVKTHFPSLAVHASTQLTTHNSGQIRFLAKIGATRANLSRELNLGEIKSLTALAHEHGVLTEVFVHGALCIAFSGQCYSSSVSVGNSGNRGRCSQACRDEYEITNVGNRFPLNLKDNSAYFDLPELVDAGVDSLKIEGRIKGAQYVHTVVESWRKQIDKFVETGKLLSDNTNLYKVFNRDFTNSFLKGELTKNMFIDNPRDNSFQHANDKHNAISVVQIQAVQKDLSAEKNAIGAQVAEKIKHLSIAKSPLHISFSGQAGKPLTVDVSTDKHEFCVQSEMTLIASEQASVDKSAIEKRFKSLQHGKYALQGFDFSGLETGLNMPFKELTRIKNQIAFLLNDSVEVIAAVTLPKLIKHSKLTETPTLSILISDEKDLHLCDVTDADIYFKLPESFKKNCTKYIDILLRNPRLIPWFPAVLIGKDYLEAVKILEQVKPARIVTNNTGVAYKAFEMNIEWIAGPFMNTTNSYALLTLQQELNCAGAFISNEINQNQIKNISRPANFKLLYSIYHPILMMTSRQCFFQQTVGCNKSSIEDGCMLKCEKATTITNMKGISFAVDKQKGGYPSIYNHEQFLNMDVIDDFSHLFDEFFIDLTNIGSGSKAELDKVQLIHHFENLIKGGRDAKAQLDAMVTVSTHAQYSQGL
- a CDS encoding iron-containing alcohol dehydrogenase, which produces MSSVFYMPPVTLMGQNAIQSLGAELATKELSKALIVTDSVLVEIGLVNNLTAELAKYNIDFAIFDGVKPNPTEKNIEDGLAVLAKEKCDFVISFGGGSSHDAAKGIALVAANGGHIRDYSKGVHLSKKPQLPLVTVNTTAGTASEMTVFAIIANEEDQTKYPVVDKHFTPIIAVNDSELMVAMPKFLTAATGMDALTHAVEAYVSTAATPITDATAIKAIELISQNLATAVENGEDRPARDAMQYGEYLAGMAFSNASLGYVHSMAHQLGGVYDLIHGLCNAILLPEVSRFNAKVTPERFVDIAKAMGVDVTGMTQEQAVEAGIVAIETLSTLVGTNQGLADLGVKEDKLAFMAQNALNDACSLTNPRKASLEEIVAIFKARL
- a CDS encoding DUF6765 family protein, with the translated sequence MQIDGHHGLTYIAARFAGFNSKEAAKVAYSAQYVDDALQAHRFDILHDVLPKYGICVA
- a CDS encoding HPP family protein, with amino-acid sequence MEEHTVQLFKDNRLLTAAVSAIGAALCIWALAAFDNSLKFDWLLIAPFGATMVLIFGVHQSPLAQPKNVIVGHLLTASVGLLFSNYLAVTPLTLGLAVGSGLFLMLLFDVTHPPAGGNPLMIMIGGHTTWSFLLHPILLGTVSIVILAIIFHRFIPGHQYPTRSAK
- a CDS encoding SemiSWEET transporter codes for the protein MSLLARVGKKLEPLMLVMGLISPIATLPQLYKLYFSHSEHAAGLSLVTWGLYAFIALLWSTYGLYHKNPTIWVGNSLGFIMYVLMVVGISIMT
- a CDS encoding S41 family peptidase, which encodes MHSRLKLFAGFPQIEFLSGKSVLITLPSFAPANRSPLIQLLKDNHQQLAATPNWIIDVRKNGGGFDSSYTPLLPWLIGSQRVEVGME
- the rbsD gene encoding D-ribose pyranase encodes the protein MRKGALLNSDLARVIALSAHTDEITLGDAGLPIPVSCERIDLALTHGVPAFIDTLKIVATELQIESVVIAQEMLVHSADMHTQLMQVLEQIGKEQSQSIKITAVSHEAFKAQTANSRAVVRTGECTPYANIILQAGVVFK